In Osmia bicornis bicornis chromosome 10, iOsmBic2.1, whole genome shotgun sequence, one genomic interval encodes:
- the LOC114873480 gene encoding DNA-directed RNA polymerases I, II, and III subunit RPABC2, whose protein sequence is MADDDFDGDEVADDFDDVDDDDNIELEPQEEDGENIELIAAGEATGGVQRSKRITTRYMTKYERARVLGTRALQIAMCAPVMVELEGETDPLQIAMKELKQRKIPIVIRRYLPDNSYEDWGIDELIIIDH, encoded by the exons ATGGCAGATGATGATTTCGACGGAGACGA GGTTGCTGATGATTTTGATGATGTTGATGATGACGATAATATCGAATTGGAACCTCAAGAAGAAGACGGTGAGAATATAGAGTTAATAGCAGCTGGTGAAGCCACTGGTGGAGTACAAAGATCGAAAAGAATTACAACAAGGTATATGACAAA GTATGAAAGAGCAAGAGTGTTAGGAACTAGGGCATTACAAATAGCTATGTGCGCTCCTGTGATGGTAGAATTAGAAGGAGAAACAGATCCATTGCAAATTGCAATGAAAGAACTTAAACAGAGAAAAATTCCAATTGTAATTAGGCGCTATTTACCTGATAACAGTTATGAAGATTGGGGAATTgatgaattaattataatagatcATTAA